In Raphanus sativus cultivar WK10039 chromosome 5, ASM80110v3, whole genome shotgun sequence, the following proteins share a genomic window:
- the LOC108858592 gene encoding F-box/kelch-repeat protein At4g38940-like, producing MVSKIKAEDEKSSKLLPSLIPSLPEDVIIDILARSSRWDYPKLSLVSKHFRSLVASPDLYARRSLLACTETCLYAVLYDYDASDLDLDMWYILRRKANGSRCLDRIPIPSTLPVLETCSASSVEIDSRIYVFGGIDHQNMTTNALIMDCRFHGTSPKHTLDGYKSYVYEPKESKWEIEDMMSSEYWMDPCVVDNVLYYHDWCSKTLKAYDPNHKCWLLVEGLEDLLVTICSNWSYALNYGGNMALFFSRPSDIWCAEISLERRQGGKIWGNVEWCGHVLTGYFGIRKFLAVTV from the exons ATGGTTTCCAAAATAAAGGCAGAGGATGAGAAATCCTCAAAACTACTACCGTCTCTGATTCCCTCACTTCCTGAAGATGTCATCATTGACATCTTAGCGCGTTCATCAAGATGGGACTATCCAAAACTCTCCCTTGTTTCTAAGCACTTTCGATCACTAGTTGCTTCGCCTGATCTATACGCAAGAAGATCCTTGTTGGCCTGCACGGAGACCTGTCTCTATGCTGTCCTCTATGACTATGATGCAAGCGACTTGGACTTGGATATGTGGTATATCCTCCGCCGGAAAGCCAACGGCAGTCGCTGCTTGGACCGTATCCCGATCCCCTCGACGCTTCCCGTTTTGGAAACATGTTCAGCATCCTCTGTGGAAATAGATTCGAGAATATATGTGTTTGGTGGGATTGACCATCAAAATATGACCACAAATGCGTTAATAATGGATTGTCGATTCCATGGAACCTCTCCCAAGCATACCT TGGATGGTTATAAAAGCTATGTGTACGAGCCAAAGGAAAGTAAATGGGAAATAGAAGATATGATGAGTTCTGAGTATTGGATGGATCCATGTGTGGTTGATAATGTATTGTACTACCATGATTGGTGTTCGAAAACCTTAAAAGCCTATGATCCAAATCACAAGTGTTGGCTATTGGTGGAAGGCTTGGAAGACTTGTTGGTGACAATATGTTCAAATTGGTCATATGCTTTGAACTACGGTGGGAATATGGCTTTGTTTTTCAGTAGACCAAGTGATATTTGGTGTGCGGAGATTTCCCTGGAAAGACGTCAAGGAGGGAAGATTTGGGGTAATGTTGAGTGGTGTGGTCATGTTCTGACTGGATATTTTGGAATTAGGAAATTTCTAGCTGTTACGGTTTAA
- the LOC108860853 gene encoding FBD-associated F-box protein At4g10400-like has protein sequence MDRISGLSDELLLKILMLVPTKVAASISILSKRWEYLWMWLPKLDYDHRDCSKPESKRLQCFLDHNLPLHRAPVIESFRLELDSSRFKPECIKMWVAIAVSHCLRKLEIRYESKSNILPSNMYICKSLVVLKLGGDILLDVPRMVSLPSLKTMKLQSVRFFNEETLQRLLSSCPILEDLVVDLREDDTTRKLTVAVPSLQSLSLYIPKSHEIDGYVIVTPAVKYFKLVDDNYKSHYCLIEHMPNLIEAHLDVSLPDIKSLIGSITSVKRLSICSAAMFDEGFVFNQLEHLELCICKDHSSNQLFRLLKSSLILQELNLYSMEDHFPQYMDYWNEPSTVPECLLSTLQNFSWSFSLYSGEPPDRDIVIYILEHAVHLKTATISSYECEVPKFEMLQELALSSRASTACKLMFE, from the exons ATGGACAGAATCAGTGGGTTGTCTGATGAGCTTCTTCTTAAGATACTAATGTTGGTTCCGACGAAAGTAGCTGCATCCATAAGCATCTTGTCGAAACGGTGGGAGTATCTTTGGATGTGGTTGCCTAAACTTGATTACGATCATAGAGATTGTTCAAAGCCTGAATCCAAGAGGCTACAGTGTTTTCTTGACCATAATCTACCATTACATAGAGCTCCAGTTATTGAAAGCTTCCGTCTTGAATTAGATAGTTCACGTTTCAAACCGGAGTGTATCAAGATGTGGGTTGCAATAGCTGTTTCTCACTGCCTACGTAAGCTGGAGATAAGATATGAGTCTAAGTCAAACATTCTGCCGAGTAACATGTATATCTGCAAATCTCTCGTGGTCTTGAAACTGGGTGGTGATATCCTCTTGGATGTTCCTCGAATGGTTTCTCTTCCCTCTCTCAAAACTATGAAACTTCAAAGTGTGAGATTCTTCAATGAAGAAACTCTTCAGCGGCTTCTATCTAGTTGCCCAATTCTTGAAGACCTTGTGGTGGATTTACGTGAGGATGACACTACTCGAAAGTTGACTGTTGCTGTTCCATCTTTGCAGAGTTTGTCACTCTATATACCTAAGAGTCATGAGATAGATGGGTATGTGATAGTAACTCCTGCTGTAAAGTATTTCAAACTTGTCGATGATAATTACAAGAGTCACTACTGTTTGATTGAGCATATGCCTAACCTGATCGAGGCACATTTGGATGTCTCACTCCCTGATATCAAAAGTCTTATTGGATCAATCACATCTGTCAAGCGTCTTTCAATTTGTTCAGCG GCTATGTTTGATGAAGGCTTTGTCTTCAACCAGCTTGAGCATCTGGAGTTATGTATATGCAAAGATCATTCCTCCAATCAACTTTTCCGACTGCTCAAATCTTCTTTGATATTGCAAGAATTAAACCTTTACTCAATGGAA GATCATTTTCCTCAATATATGGATTACTGGAATGAACCAAGTACTGTTCCTGAATGTCTGCTGTCTACTCTGCAAAATTTCAGCTGGTCGTTTTCGTTATACTCGGGAGAACCACCAGACAGAGATATTGTGATTTACATTTTGGAACATGCTGTTCACTTAAAGACTGCAACAATCTCGTCATATGAATGTGAAGTTCCAAAATTTGAGATGTTACAGGAGTTGGCACTTTCTTCTAGAGCTTCAACAGCATGCAAACTCATGTTTGAATGA
- the LOC108861087 gene encoding FBD-associated F-box protein At4g10400, translating into MFSSVLCLDSVDSTFGFVYMDRISGLSDELLLKILLLVPTKVAVSTSILSKRWEYLWMWLPKLKYGDKHCSEPECEQCFLDTVQSLKLRCFLDRNLPLHRAPVIESFRLKLCNPIFKPENINLWVSIALSHSLRELDIVYKSDPDKPIVLLSSLFTCKSLVVLKLDGDILLDVPRMVSLSSLKTLKLVSVIYFSEETLQRLLSSCPILEDLAVDLRDDDTTGTLTVAVPSLQSLSLYIPRDYVIDGYVIDTPSLKYFKLMDHNYKSHDCLIENMPFLVEACVDCSRPDIDSLIGSITSVKRLAICLETVLDEGFVFNQLEHLEVCVCKDESPNQLFRLLKASSNLQSLHLFHIEDDHVTNHHGMEDWNQPSSVPDCMLSSLQSLKWSLYTGEPKERDFVVYFLKHAVHLQTATIESYQWDVPKLEMIKELALSSRASTACQLMFD; encoded by the exons ATGTTCTCTTCTGTTTTATGTCTAGATTCTGTCGACAGTACATTTGGGTTTGTTTATATGGACAGAATCAGTGGGCTGTCTGATGAACTGCTTCTTAAAATATTACTGTTGGTTCCTACGAAAGTTGCAGTATCCACAAGCATCTTGTCGAAACGGTGGGAGTATCTTTGGATGTGGTTGCCCAAACTTAAGTACGGTGACAAACACTGTTCAGAGCCTGAGTGCGAACAGTGTTTCCTTGACACTGTTCAGAGCCTCAAGCTACGGTGTTTCCTTGACAGAAACCTGCCGTTACATAGAGCTCCGGTTATCGAAAGCTTCCGCCTTAAATTGTGTAATCCAATTTTCAAACCCGAGAATATCAATTTGTGGGTTTCAATAGCTCTTTCTCACTCCCTACGTGAGCTGGATATAGTGTATAAGTCTGATCCGGATAAGCCAATCGTATTACTGAGTAGCTTGTTTACTTGCAAATCTCTCGTGGTCTTGAAACTCGATGGGGATATCCTCTTGGATGTTCCTCGGATggtctctctttcttctctcaaAACATTGAAACTTGTATCCGTGATATACTTCAGCGAAGAAACTCTACAACGGCTTCTATCTAGTTGCCCGATTCTTGAAGACCTAGCTGTGGATTTACGTGATGATGACACTACGGGAACGTTGACTGTTGCTGTTCCGTCTTTGCAGAGTTTGTCACTCTATATACCCCGTGATTACGTTATAGATGGGTATGTGATAGACACTCCTTCTTTGAAGTATTTCAAACTTATGGATCATAACTATAAGAGCCACGACTGTTTGATTGAGAACATGCCTTTCCTGGTCGAGGCATGTGTAGATTGTTCTCGCCCTGATATCGATAGTCTTATTGGATCAATCACATCTGTCAAGCGTCTTGCTATATGTTTAGAG ACTGTGCTCGATGAAGGTTTTGTCTTCAACCAGCTTGAACATCTGGAGGTATGTGTATGCAAAGACGAGTCCCCCAATCAACTTTTCAGGCTGCTCAAAGCTTCTTCTAACTTGCAATCACTACACCTTTTTCACATAGAGGAT GATCATGTTACTAATCATCATGGTATGGAAGACTGGAATCAACCAAGTAGTGTTCCTGATTGTATGTTGTCTAGTCTGCAAAGTCTCAAATGGTCCTTGTACACAGGAGAACCAAAAGAGAGAGATTTTGTGGTTTACTTTCTGAAACATGCCGTTCACTTACAGACTGCAACAATCGAGTCATATCAGTGGGATGTTCCAAAACTGGAGATGATAAAGGAGTTGGCACTTTCTTCTAGAGCTTCAACAGCATGCCAACTCATGTTTGATTGA
- the LOC108836968 gene encoding FBD-associated F-box protein At4g10400-like has product MVFKEMDRISELPDELLVKILLFVPTKVAVSTSILSKRWEYLWMWLPKLEYGYRRCSEPESAKLQCFLDRNMPLHRAPVIESFRLELCNLNSKPESIKMWVLTAVSHCLRELDILHESYPAKPNILPSNLYTCKSLVILKLDGDILLDVPRMVSLPSLKTLKLQSVRYLNDATLQRLLSNCPILEDLVVQLRDYGDTLKKLTVVAPALQSLSLFIPYNHELNEYVIETPSLKYFKFVDYSDYDHYGLIENMPYLTEAYVDCCCPDIYSLVNSITSVKSLTICSEAILNGLVFDQLEHLEVCLCTVLSSNQLVRLLNATSKLKRLDISLMDDHDPHQDMDHWNEPSTVPECLLSSLQRFSWSTYTEKPQERAILGYILKHAVYLKTATIKSSESDVRKHEMMIEELALSSRASTTCQLMFE; this is encoded by the exons ATGGTTTTTAAAGAGATGGACAGAATCAGCGAGTTACCTGATGAACTGCTTGTTAAGATATTATTGTTTGTTCCTACAAAAGTTGCTGTATCCACAAGTATCTTGTCGAAACGGTGGGAGTATCTTTGGATGTGGTTGCCTAAACTCGAGTACGGTTATAGACGTTGCTCAGAGCCTGAAAGCGCGAAGCTACAGTGTTTCCTTGACAGAAATATGCCATTACATAGAGCTCCGGTTATCGAAAGCTTCCGTCTTGAATTGTGtaatttaaattctaaaccgGAGAGTATCAAAATGTGGGTTTTAACAGCAGTTTCCCACTGCCTACGTGAGCTGGATATACTACATGAGTCTTATCCTGCTAAGCCAAATATATTGCCAAGTAACTTGTATACCTGCAAGTCGCTCGTGATCTTGAAACTGGATGGGGATATCCTCTTGGATGTTCCTCGGATGGTCTCTCTTCCCTCTCTAAAAACTCTGAAGCTTCAGAGTGTGAGATACCTCAACGATGCAACTCTTCAACGGCTTCTATCTAACTGTCCAATTCTTGAAGATCTAGTGGTGCAGTTACGTGATTATGGTGACACTTTGAAAAAGTTGACAGTTGTTGCTCCAGCTTTGCAGAGTCTGTCACTCTTTATACCCTATAATCATGAACTAAATGAGTATGTGATAGAAACTCCTTCTTTAAAGTATTTCAAATTTGTGGATTATAGCGATTATGATCACTACGGTTTGATTGAGAACATGCCTTACCTGACCGAGGCATATGTAGATTGTTGTTGCCCTGATATCTATAGTCTTGTTAATTCAATCACATCTGTCAAGAGCCTTACAATATGTTCAGAG GCTATTCTCAATGGTCTTGTCTTCGATCAACTTGAACATCTGGAGGTATGTCTATGCACAGTGCTATCCTCCAATCAACTTGTCCGACTGCTCAATGCTACTTCTAAGTTAAAGAGACTAGACATTTCCTTAATGGAT GATCATGATCCTCATCAAGATATGGATCACTGGAATGAACCAAGTACTGTACCTGAATGTTTGTTGTCGAGTCTACAACGTTTTAGCTGGTCGACATACACAGAAAAACCACAAGAGAGAGCTATTTTGGGATACATTTTGAAACATGCTGTTTACTTAAAGACTGCAACAATCAAGTCATCTGAATCGGATGTTCGAAAACATGAGATGATGATAGAGGAGTTGGCACTTTCTTCTAGAGCTTCAACAACATGCCAACTCATGTTTGAATGA
- the LOC108858591 gene encoding FBD-associated F-box protein At4g10400: protein MPHLVDAYLDVNLTDLKSFIGSITSVKRLAICSETMLDEDYVFNQLKHLEVCICKDHFPSQLLRLLKASSNLQGLHIFYIEDDHDHIPDGMEDWNQPSTVPECMLSSLRSLSWSMYKGEPQEKDIAIYILEHALHLKTATIKSSSESDVPKLEMLKELALSSRASAKCKLMFK, encoded by the exons ATGCCTCACTTGGTCGATGCGTATCTAGATGTTAATCTCACTGATTTGAAGAGTTTTATTGGATCAATCACATCTGTCAAGCGTCTTGCTATATGTTCAGAG ACTATGCTTGACGAAGATTATGTCTTCAACCAGCTTAAACATTTGGAGGTATGTATATGCAAAGACCATTTCCCCAGTCAACTGTTACGGCTGCTCAAAGCTTCTTCCAACTTGCAAGGACTTCACATTTTTTACATAGAGGat GATCATGATCATATTCCTGATGGTATGGAAGACTGGAATCAACCAAGTACTGTTCCTGAATGTATGTTGTCGAGTTTACGTAGTCTCAGCTGGTCGATGTACAAAGGAGAACCACAAGAGAAAGATATTGCGATTTACATTTTGGAACATGCTCTTCACCTAAAGACTGCAACAATCAAGTCATCATCTGAATCGGATGTTCCAAAATTGGAGATGTTAAAGGAGTTGGCTCTTTCTTCTAGAGCTTCAGCAAAATGCAAACTCATGTTTAAATGA
- the LOC108836967 gene encoding FBD-associated F-box protein At4g10400 isoform X2, producing the protein MWLPKLDYGRKDCPVSECEMLRCFLDRKLPLHRSPIIESFRLELSNSIFKPENIKTWVETALSRCLRELDISSHDVIDPPKFPNILPSNLFTCKSLAILKLAGEILLDVPPGVSLPSLKTLKLQRLRYFNEETLQRLLSNCPVLEDLVVDLHEFDEESVGKMTVAVPSLQSLSLYIPYWQNLDGFVIETPALKYFKLMDHNMSDHYFLIEKMPNLIEAYLEVFLPDSNSIFGSITSVKRLSICSDTNMLNGGFVFNQLEHLKVCICTLFASADQLIELLKASSKLKRLDISFFYQHTPSGMVCWNEPTTVPECILSSLQSFSWSKYRGEPEERDVVVYFLKHARHLETATIKSSESSGVSKSEMLKELELSPRASATCQLMFD; encoded by the exons ATGTGGTTACCTAAACTCGATTACGGTCGCAAAGATTGTCCAGTCTCTGAATGCGAGATGCTACGGTGCTTCCTCGACAGGAAACTGCCGTTACATAGATCTCCGATCATCGAAAGCTTCCGTCTCGAATTGTCTAATTCGATCTTTAAACCGGAGAACATCAAAACGTGGGTTGAAACAGCTCTTTCTCGCTGCCTACGTGAGCTGGATATCTCATCACATGACGTCATCGATCCGCCTAAGTTTCCAAACATACTCCCCAGTAACTTGTTTACTTGCAAATCCCTCGCGATCTTGAAACTTGCTGGTGAGATCCTCTTGGATGTTCCTCCAGGGgtctctcttccttctctgaAGACTCTGAAACTTCAGAGACTGAGATACTTCAACGAAGAGACTCTTCAACGGCTTCTATCAAACTGCCCAGTTCTTGAAGATCTAGTGGTTGATTTACATGAATTTGATGAGGAATCTGTGGGGAAGATGACAGTTGCTGTTCCATCTCTGCAGAGTTTGTCACTCTATATACCCTATTGGCAGAATCTAGATGGGTTTGTGATAGAAACTCCTGCTTTAAAGTACTTCAAACTTATGGATCATAATATGAGTGATCACTACTTTTTGATTGAGAAGATGCCTAACCTGATCGAGGCATATCTTGAAGTTTTTCTTCCTGATTCGAATAGTATTTTTGGATCAATCACATCTGTCAAGCGACTTTCGATATGTTCAGAC ACTAATATGCTTAATGGAGGTTTTGTCTTCAACCAACTGGAACACCTGAAGGTATGTATATGCACACTGTTTGCCTCCGCGGATCAACTTATCGAGCTGCTCAAAGCCTCTTCTAAGTTAAAGAGACTAGACATTTCCTTCTTTTAT CAACATACGCCTTCTGGTATGGTTTGCTGGAATGAACCAACCACTGTTCCTGAATGTATATTGTCGAGTCTGCAAAGTTTCAGCTGGTCCAAATACAGAGGAGAGCCAGAAGAGAGAGATGTTGTGGTTTACTTTCTCAAACATGCTCGCCACTTGGAGACTGCAACAATCAAGTCTTCAGAATCGTCGGGTGTTTCAAAATCTGAGATGTTAAAGGAGTTGGAGCTTTCTCCTAGGGCTTCAGCTACATGCCAACTCATGTTTGATTga
- the LOC108857165 gene encoding FBD-associated F-box protein At4g10400 isoform X2 gives MWLPKLDYGRKDCPVSECERLRSFLDSKLPLHRSPIIESFRLELSNSIIKPENINTWVATALSRSLSELDISLHDDTDPPKFPNILPSDLFTCKSLAILKLAGEILLDVPGGVSLPSLKTLKLQSVRYFNEETLQRLLSNCPVLEDLVVDLREFDEESAGKLTVAVPSLQSLSIYLFYYQDLDGFVIETPALKYFKLMDHNIIGHYVLIEKMPDLIEAYLEVTFTDLKSIFGAITSVKRLSICSEAIKKLDDDVVFNQLEHLEVCICTLFASADQLIELLKATSKLKSLGISFFDQHTPSGMVCWNQPTTVPECILSNLQSFSWSKYRGEPEERDVVVYFLKHARHLETATIKSSESSRVAKSEMLKELELSPRASATCQLMFD, from the exons ATGTGGTTGCCTAAACTCGATTACGGTCGCAAAGATTGTCCAGTCTCTGAATGCGAGAGGCTACGGTCTTTCCTCGACAGTAAACTGCCCTTACATCGATCTCCGATCATCGAAAGCTTCCGTCTTGAATTGTCTAATTCAATCATTAAACCGGAGAACATCAACACGTGGGTTGCAACTGCTCTCTCTCGCAGCCTAAGTGAGCTGGATATCTCATTGCATGACGACACCGATCCGCCTAAGTTTCCAAACATACTCCCGAGTGACTTGTTTACTTGCAAATCGCTCGCGATCTTGAAACTTGCTGGTGAGATCCTCTTGGACGTTCCTGGAGGGGTCTCTCTACCTTCTCTGAAGACTCTTAAACTTCAGAGTGTGAGATACTTCAACGAAGAGACTCTTCAACGTCTTCTATCTAACTGCCCAGTTCTTGAAGATCTAGTGGTTGATTTACGTGAATTTGATGAGGAATCTGCGGGGAAGTTGACTGTTGCTGTTCCATCTCTGCAGAGTTTGTCAATCTATTTATTCTATTATCAGGATCTAGATGGGTTTGTGATAGAAACTCCTGCCTTAAAGTATTTCAAACTTATGGATCACAATATTATTGGTCACTACGTTTTGATCGAGAAGATGCCTGACCTGATCGAGGCATATCTAGAAGTTACTTTTACCGATTTGAAGAGTATTTTTGGAGCAATCACATCTGTCAAGCGCCTTTCGATATGTTCAGAG GCTATTAAGAAgcttgatgatgatgttgtCTTCAACCAACTGGAACATCTGGAGGTATGTATATGCACACTGTTTGCCTCTGCGGATCAACTTATCGAGCTGCTCAAAGCCACTTCCAAGTTAAAGAGCCTAGGCATTTCCTTCTTTGAT CAACATACGCCTTCTGGTATGGTTTGCTGGAATCAACCGACCACTGTTCCTGAATGTATATTGTCGAATCTACAAAGTTTCAGCTGGTCCAAATACAGAGGAGAACCAGAAGAGAGAGATGTTGTGGTTTACTTTCTCAAACATGCTCGCCACTTAGAGACTGCAACAATCAAATCTTCAGAATCGTCGCGTGTTGCGAAATCTGAGATGTTGAAGGAGTTGGAGCTTTCTCCTAGAGCTTCAGCTACATGCCAACTCATGTTTGATTGA
- the LOC108836967 gene encoding FBD-associated F-box protein At4g10400 isoform X1, which yields MDRISNLPDELLVRILSFVPTTKVAVSTSILSKRWEYLWMWLPKLDYGRKDCPVSECEMLRCFLDRKLPLHRSPIIESFRLELSNSIFKPENIKTWVETALSRCLRELDISSHDVIDPPKFPNILPSNLFTCKSLAILKLAGEILLDVPPGVSLPSLKTLKLQRLRYFNEETLQRLLSNCPVLEDLVVDLHEFDEESVGKMTVAVPSLQSLSLYIPYWQNLDGFVIETPALKYFKLMDHNMSDHYFLIEKMPNLIEAYLEVFLPDSNSIFGSITSVKRLSICSDTNMLNGGFVFNQLEHLKVCICTLFASADQLIELLKASSKLKRLDISFFYQHTPSGMVCWNEPTTVPECILSSLQSFSWSKYRGEPEERDVVVYFLKHARHLETATIKSSESSGVSKSEMLKELELSPRASATCQLMFD from the exons ATGGACAGAATCAGTAACTTGCCTGATGAATTGCTTGTTAGAATATTATCGTTTGTTCCGACGACAAAAGTAGCTGTCTCCACAAGCATCTTGTCGAAACGGTGGGAGTATCTCTGGATGTGGTTACCTAAACTCGATTACGGTCGCAAAGATTGTCCAGTCTCTGAATGCGAGATGCTACGGTGCTTCCTCGACAGGAAACTGCCGTTACATAGATCTCCGATCATCGAAAGCTTCCGTCTCGAATTGTCTAATTCGATCTTTAAACCGGAGAACATCAAAACGTGGGTTGAAACAGCTCTTTCTCGCTGCCTACGTGAGCTGGATATCTCATCACATGACGTCATCGATCCGCCTAAGTTTCCAAACATACTCCCCAGTAACTTGTTTACTTGCAAATCCCTCGCGATCTTGAAACTTGCTGGTGAGATCCTCTTGGATGTTCCTCCAGGGgtctctcttccttctctgaAGACTCTGAAACTTCAGAGACTGAGATACTTCAACGAAGAGACTCTTCAACGGCTTCTATCAAACTGCCCAGTTCTTGAAGATCTAGTGGTTGATTTACATGAATTTGATGAGGAATCTGTGGGGAAGATGACAGTTGCTGTTCCATCTCTGCAGAGTTTGTCACTCTATATACCCTATTGGCAGAATCTAGATGGGTTTGTGATAGAAACTCCTGCTTTAAAGTACTTCAAACTTATGGATCATAATATGAGTGATCACTACTTTTTGATTGAGAAGATGCCTAACCTGATCGAGGCATATCTTGAAGTTTTTCTTCCTGATTCGAATAGTATTTTTGGATCAATCACATCTGTCAAGCGACTTTCGATATGTTCAGAC ACTAATATGCTTAATGGAGGTTTTGTCTTCAACCAACTGGAACACCTGAAGGTATGTATATGCACACTGTTTGCCTCCGCGGATCAACTTATCGAGCTGCTCAAAGCCTCTTCTAAGTTAAAGAGACTAGACATTTCCTTCTTTTAT CAACATACGCCTTCTGGTATGGTTTGCTGGAATGAACCAACCACTGTTCCTGAATGTATATTGTCGAGTCTGCAAAGTTTCAGCTGGTCCAAATACAGAGGAGAGCCAGAAGAGAGAGATGTTGTGGTTTACTTTCTCAAACATGCTCGCCACTTGGAGACTGCAACAATCAAGTCTTCAGAATCGTCGGGTGTTTCAAAATCTGAGATGTTAAAGGAGTTGGAGCTTTCTCCTAGGGCTTCAGCTACATGCCAACTCATGTTTGATTga
- the LOC108857165 gene encoding FBD-associated F-box protein At4g10400 isoform X1, with translation MDRISNLPDELLVRILSFVPTTKVAVSTSILSKRWEDLWMWLPKLDYGRKDCPVSECERLRSFLDSKLPLHRSPIIESFRLELSNSIIKPENINTWVATALSRSLSELDISLHDDTDPPKFPNILPSDLFTCKSLAILKLAGEILLDVPGGVSLPSLKTLKLQSVRYFNEETLQRLLSNCPVLEDLVVDLREFDEESAGKLTVAVPSLQSLSIYLFYYQDLDGFVIETPALKYFKLMDHNIIGHYVLIEKMPDLIEAYLEVTFTDLKSIFGAITSVKRLSICSEAIKKLDDDVVFNQLEHLEVCICTLFASADQLIELLKATSKLKSLGISFFDQHTPSGMVCWNQPTTVPECILSNLQSFSWSKYRGEPEERDVVVYFLKHARHLETATIKSSESSRVAKSEMLKELELSPRASATCQLMFD, from the exons ATGGACAGAATCAGTAATTTGCCTGATGAACTGCTTGTTAGAATATTATCGTTTGTTCCGACGACAAAAGTAGCTGTCTCCACAAGCATCTTGTCGAAACGTTGGGAGGATCTTTGGATGTGGTTGCCTAAACTCGATTACGGTCGCAAAGATTGTCCAGTCTCTGAATGCGAGAGGCTACGGTCTTTCCTCGACAGTAAACTGCCCTTACATCGATCTCCGATCATCGAAAGCTTCCGTCTTGAATTGTCTAATTCAATCATTAAACCGGAGAACATCAACACGTGGGTTGCAACTGCTCTCTCTCGCAGCCTAAGTGAGCTGGATATCTCATTGCATGACGACACCGATCCGCCTAAGTTTCCAAACATACTCCCGAGTGACTTGTTTACTTGCAAATCGCTCGCGATCTTGAAACTTGCTGGTGAGATCCTCTTGGACGTTCCTGGAGGGGTCTCTCTACCTTCTCTGAAGACTCTTAAACTTCAGAGTGTGAGATACTTCAACGAAGAGACTCTTCAACGTCTTCTATCTAACTGCCCAGTTCTTGAAGATCTAGTGGTTGATTTACGTGAATTTGATGAGGAATCTGCGGGGAAGTTGACTGTTGCTGTTCCATCTCTGCAGAGTTTGTCAATCTATTTATTCTATTATCAGGATCTAGATGGGTTTGTGATAGAAACTCCTGCCTTAAAGTATTTCAAACTTATGGATCACAATATTATTGGTCACTACGTTTTGATCGAGAAGATGCCTGACCTGATCGAGGCATATCTAGAAGTTACTTTTACCGATTTGAAGAGTATTTTTGGAGCAATCACATCTGTCAAGCGCCTTTCGATATGTTCAGAG GCTATTAAGAAgcttgatgatgatgttgtCTTCAACCAACTGGAACATCTGGAGGTATGTATATGCACACTGTTTGCCTCTGCGGATCAACTTATCGAGCTGCTCAAAGCCACTTCCAAGTTAAAGAGCCTAGGCATTTCCTTCTTTGAT CAACATACGCCTTCTGGTATGGTTTGCTGGAATCAACCGACCACTGTTCCTGAATGTATATTGTCGAATCTACAAAGTTTCAGCTGGTCCAAATACAGAGGAGAACCAGAAGAGAGAGATGTTGTGGTTTACTTTCTCAAACATGCTCGCCACTTAGAGACTGCAACAATCAAATCTTCAGAATCGTCGCGTGTTGCGAAATCTGAGATGTTGAAGGAGTTGGAGCTTTCTCCTAGAGCTTCAGCTACATGCCAACTCATGTTTGATTGA